Proteins co-encoded in one Bacillus sp. FSL H8-0547 genomic window:
- a CDS encoding dipeptide/oligopeptide/nickel ABC transporter ATP-binding protein: MLTVSRITKFYRDHNVLKDVSLTVQEGKCLGLIGESGSGKSTLAKLIVGLDSADSGEITINGIVLREQKGKYLKKIRRHIGVVFQDSHASLNPKLPIWKTVAEPLENYPEAVPDYLSDVKADRKKMALHLIKKVGLSERHLDCYPHQLSGGQRQRAAIARAISIEPKLLILDEPTSSLDVSVQAQILNLLKELKEELGMSFLFISHDIAAVRFMSDQICVLKDGNLLDVFSPAELFEDKRHPYTKQLTDAGYCRSFT; the protein is encoded by the coding sequence GTGCTGACAGTCAGCCGGATCACAAAGTTTTACAGGGATCATAACGTTCTTAAAGACGTTTCTCTCACTGTTCAGGAAGGGAAGTGCCTCGGGCTGATAGGCGAAAGCGGTAGCGGCAAAAGTACGCTTGCAAAGCTGATAGTTGGACTTGATTCAGCTGACAGCGGAGAGATCACAATAAACGGAATTGTGCTGAGGGAACAAAAGGGAAAATATCTTAAGAAAATAAGGCGTCACATTGGGGTTGTATTTCAGGATTCTCATGCTTCACTGAACCCCAAACTGCCTATTTGGAAAACGGTCGCAGAGCCGCTTGAAAACTATCCGGAAGCTGTTCCTGATTACTTATCTGACGTAAAAGCGGACAGAAAAAAAATGGCGCTGCACCTTATAAAAAAAGTTGGCTTGAGCGAAAGGCACCTGGATTGTTACCCGCATCAGCTCAGCGGTGGCCAGAGACAGCGCGCAGCCATTGCCCGGGCAATCAGCATTGAACCAAAACTTCTCATCTTGGATGAACCAACGTCAAGCCTTGATGTATCTGTCCAGGCGCAAATATTGAACCTGCTCAAGGAGCTGAAGGAAGAGCTCGGCATGTCGTTTCTGTTTATCTCCCACGACATAGCTGCCGTCCGGTTTATGAGCGATCAAATCTGTGTGTTGAAGGACGGTAATCTGCTTGATGTCTTTTCTCCAGCAGAGCTCTTTGAGGACAAACGTCACCCATACACGAAGCAACTTACAGATGCTGGTTACTGCCGGTCTTTCACCTGA
- the purU gene encoding formyltetrahydrofolate deformylase produces MIGRLLISCEDRPGIVAAVSRFLADEGANIIHSDQHSTDPVGGLFFMRIEFQLHGIEDQISELRNRFEQTAAAFQMKWRMSCASDKKKIAIFVSKEDHCLQDLLQRYRLGELAAEIAMIVSNHNEMREIVEPFGIPYHHVQATKETREEAAKTHLELLEDAGVDTIVLARYMQIIPPVMIERFKNRIINIHHSFLPAFVGGKPYNQAYDRGVKIIGATAHYVTEELDQGPIIEQDVERVSHRYQIKDLKRVGRDVEKLVLSRAVGWHLDDKVLVYENKTVVFP; encoded by the coding sequence GTGATAGGAAGATTATTGATTTCATGTGAGGACCGCCCGGGTATTGTTGCAGCGGTTTCACGTTTTTTAGCTGATGAGGGAGCCAACATTATTCACTCGGATCAGCATTCTACCGACCCGGTCGGCGGTCTTTTTTTTATGAGAATTGAATTTCAGCTTCATGGCATTGAAGATCAGATAAGTGAACTGAGAAACCGGTTTGAGCAGACGGCAGCGGCGTTTCAAATGAAATGGCGGATGTCCTGCGCGAGTGATAAAAAGAAGATCGCCATCTTTGTTTCAAAAGAAGATCACTGTCTTCAGGATCTGCTGCAGCGGTACCGCCTCGGCGAACTTGCTGCAGAAATAGCCATGATTGTCAGCAACCATAATGAAATGCGGGAAATTGTTGAGCCGTTCGGAATTCCTTATCACCATGTGCAGGCAACGAAGGAAACAAGAGAAGAGGCGGCAAAAACACATCTTGAACTTTTGGAAGATGCAGGTGTGGATACCATTGTTCTGGCGAGATACATGCAGATTATTCCCCCTGTTATGATTGAACGTTTTAAGAACCGGATTATTAACATTCATCATTCATTCCTGCCTGCCTTTGTTGGAGGCAAACCTTATAATCAAGCCTATGACCGCGGCGTGAAAATTATCGGGGCAACCGCCCATTATGTAACAGAAGAGCTTGACCAGGGTCCAATCATTGAGCAGGATGTTGAGCGGGTAAGCCACAGATATCAGATTAAGGATCTGAAACGGGTTGGAAGAGACGTTGAAAAGCTTGTGCTGTCACGCGCCGTAGGGTGGCATCTGGATGATAAGGTACTCGTTTATGAAAATAAAACGGTAGTATTTCCCTGA
- a CDS encoding aldehyde dehydrogenase yields MENYQELTAKQQSFFRSGKTKDVQFRIQTLTKLKELIISNEQEILDALKADLNKPEVEAKRAEISLVLSEIDFMAENVTSWSAPKKADTPSTHEGAESFILSEPYGSALIIAPWNYPFQLAVNPLAGAVAAGNCAVLKPSELTPRTSGLLAKLINDNFPEEYLRVVEGEVETSTALLKEKFDYIFFTGSTGVGKIVAKAAAEHLTPVTLELGGKSPAIVHDDADLDQAAARIAGGKFMNAGQTCVAPDYILVKSEVKDQLIAKIKEAITKTYGENVPGDEYPHVVSERHFDRLQAFLESGNAVAGGKSDKSRLFIEPTILDNVSWEDSVMQDEIFGPILPVLVYDELPEAIEMIAERPKPLALYLFSENENIQNEVLHNLSFGGGAINDTISHMTSHYLPFGGVGDSGMGAYHGRASFDTFTHSKSILRRSFK; encoded by the coding sequence ATGGAAAACTATCAAGAACTTACAGCAAAACAACAGTCATTTTTCCGAAGCGGGAAAACGAAGGATGTTCAATTCCGAATCCAGACACTGACTAAACTGAAAGAGCTTATCATAAGCAATGAACAGGAGATTCTTGACGCCTTGAAAGCTGATCTGAATAAACCTGAAGTTGAAGCGAAGCGCGCAGAGATAAGCCTTGTTTTGAGTGAAATAGATTTTATGGCCGAGAATGTAACTTCCTGGTCTGCACCGAAGAAAGCAGATACCCCGTCTACACATGAAGGGGCAGAAAGCTTTATCTTATCAGAACCGTATGGATCAGCACTTATTATTGCCCCTTGGAACTATCCATTCCAGCTTGCCGTCAATCCGCTTGCTGGCGCGGTAGCAGCGGGAAACTGTGCGGTGCTGAAACCTTCTGAGCTTACACCACGCACATCAGGACTTTTGGCAAAGCTCATTAATGACAACTTCCCGGAGGAATATTTGCGAGTGGTAGAAGGGGAAGTCGAAACGAGTACAGCTCTGTTAAAAGAGAAATTTGACTATATTTTCTTTACCGGCAGTACAGGAGTGGGGAAAATTGTCGCAAAAGCAGCCGCAGAGCATTTAACGCCTGTGACACTTGAACTCGGAGGCAAAAGTCCGGCTATTGTCCACGACGATGCTGATTTGGATCAGGCGGCTGCACGAATTGCCGGAGGGAAATTCATGAATGCCGGCCAAACATGCGTGGCACCCGACTATATTTTAGTAAAGAGCGAAGTGAAAGATCAGCTGATAGCGAAGATAAAAGAAGCTATTACAAAGACATATGGCGAAAATGTGCCGGGAGATGAGTATCCGCATGTGGTAAGTGAAAGACACTTTGACCGGCTGCAAGCATTTCTGGAAAGCGGAAACGCAGTTGCAGGAGGCAAATCCGACAAATCACGTTTATTCATTGAACCGACAATTCTTGACAATGTTTCTTGGGAAGATTCTGTGATGCAGGATGAAATCTTTGGGCCCATCCTGCCTGTTCTTGTATACGATGAACTTCCGGAGGCCATTGAAATGATTGCCGAGCGCCCAAAACCGCTGGCTCTGTATCTTTTCTCTGAAAATGAAAACATTCAAAATGAAGTGCTGCATAACCTGTCATTCGGCGGCGGTGCAATCAACGATACCATCAGCCACATGACGTCTCATTACCTCCCATTCGGCGGTGTTGGAGACAGCGGCATGGGTGCCTACCACGGCCGAGCGAGCTTTGATACGTTTACACATTCTAAGAGTATTCTTAGACGCTCCTTTAAGTAA
- the rpsN gene encoding 30S ribosomal protein S14, with the protein MAKKSKVAKEKKRQELVEKYRELRAELEQNRDIEALRRLPRDSSPTRLKNRCEVTGRPRGYLRKFKLSRIAFRELAHKGQLPGVKKSSW; encoded by the coding sequence ATGGCCAAAAAGTCAAAAGTGGCAAAAGAAAAAAAGCGACAGGAGCTTGTTGAAAAATACCGGGAACTGCGTGCAGAATTAGAGCAAAACAGAGATATTGAAGCATTGCGCAGGCTGCCGCGTGATTCTTCCCCGACACGCCTGAAAAACCGCTGCGAGGTAACAGGGAGACCCAGAGGGTATTTGCGTAAATTTAAGCTCTCGAGAATTGCCTTCCGCGAGCTTGCGCATAAAGGACAGCTTCCCGGTGTGAAAAAATCAAGCTGGTAA
- a CDS encoding DUF2975 domain-containing protein encodes MKRGTTLFLKAAIILIGLPVIALCIFLVPEIGNFAAELYPEQTYLKYLVLIVLYATAVPFYFALYQSFHLLNLIDRNHAFSDFAVEALKKIKYSAFSFSALYVLGMPLFYLMAERDDAPGIILIGMVMVFASFVVAVFAAVLQKLLKEAIDIKSENDLTV; translated from the coding sequence ATGAAACGGGGAACAACGCTCTTTCTAAAGGCAGCGATCATCCTGATTGGTCTTCCTGTCATTGCTTTGTGTATCTTTTTAGTACCCGAAATTGGGAATTTTGCAGCAGAGTTGTATCCTGAACAGACTTATCTAAAATATCTGGTGCTTATCGTTCTGTATGCAACGGCAGTTCCATTTTACTTTGCTCTATATCAATCGTTTCACCTTTTAAATTTAATTGACAGAAATCATGCCTTCTCGGATTTTGCCGTCGAAGCTTTAAAGAAAATCAAATACAGCGCCTTCAGTTTCAGTGCCCTTTATGTGCTTGGCATGCCGCTCTTTTACCTCATGGCGGAGAGGGACGATGCACCGGGCATCATATTAATCGGAATGGTCATGGTCTTTGCATCCTTTGTGGTTGCGGTTTTTGCTGCTGTCCTGCAGAAGCTGTTAAAAGAGGCGATTGATATCAAATCAGAAAATGATTTAACGGTCTGA
- a CDS encoding helix-turn-helix transcriptional regulator, with amino-acid sequence MAIIINIDVMLAKRKMSVTELSERVGITMANLSILKNGKAKAVRLSTLEGICKALDCQPGDILEYRSDEDGE; translated from the coding sequence ATGGCGATTATTATAAATATTGATGTCATGCTGGCCAAAAGAAAAATGAGCGTAACAGAACTTTCTGAGAGAGTAGGGATTACAATGGCTAACCTTTCTATTTTAAAAAATGGCAAGGCAAAAGCTGTAAGGCTCTCCACTTTGGAGGGGATCTGCAAGGCGCTCGACTGTCAGCCGGGAGATATTCTGGAATACCGGAGTGACGAAGATGGCGAGTAA
- a CDS encoding DUF817 domain-containing protein, which produces MASKQEVFQARENSLGAFISRGIAQLFHFGWQQALSCLFPVVIFASLALTQVIPLPFLPRYDWLLVICLVMQWLMLKSGLETKDELKVITLFHIIGLALELFKVHMGSWSYPEEGYSKVFGVPLYSGFMYASVASYLCQAWRRLEVELIKWPSLWAVVPLAAAIYLNFFTHHFWIDVRWWLSGLVILVFWQSWVSYEVNGTRYRMPLALSFVLIGFFIWIAENIATYFGAWKYPNQTEAWSLVHLGKVSSWLLLVIVSFLIVAVLKQIKGDSSGKERVMHNEERVPA; this is translated from the coding sequence ATGGCGAGTAAACAGGAGGTATTTCAAGCTCGGGAAAACTCACTTGGAGCCTTCATCTCAAGAGGAATCGCACAGCTCTTTCACTTTGGATGGCAGCAGGCTCTGTCCTGTCTGTTTCCTGTTGTCATCTTTGCTTCCCTTGCTTTGACACAGGTTATCCCGCTTCCGTTTCTTCCAAGGTATGACTGGCTGCTTGTGATTTGTCTTGTCATGCAGTGGCTGATGCTGAAATCAGGGCTTGAAACGAAGGATGAACTGAAAGTCATTACACTGTTTCATATCATCGGGCTTGCCCTTGAACTTTTCAAGGTGCATATGGGCTCCTGGTCATATCCTGAGGAAGGATATTCCAAGGTTTTTGGTGTTCCGCTATACAGCGGATTTATGTACGCAAGTGTAGCGAGCTACTTATGCCAGGCTTGGAGGCGTCTTGAAGTTGAGCTGATAAAATGGCCCTCGCTTTGGGCAGTCGTGCCGCTTGCAGCTGCCATCTATTTGAATTTTTTCACCCATCACTTCTGGATTGACGTTAGGTGGTGGCTGTCCGGACTGGTCATTCTTGTTTTCTGGCAGTCCTGGGTTTCTTATGAGGTGAACGGAACCAGGTACCGCATGCCGCTTGCTCTCTCTTTTGTTCTGATCGGCTTTTTCATATGGATTGCCGAGAATATTGCCACCTATTTTGGAGCCTGGAAGTATCCCAATCAAACGGAAGCATGGAGCCTTGTTCATTTAGGAAAGGTCAGTTCATGGCTGCTGCTTGTGATAGTCAGCTTTCTAATTGTGGCCGTGCTGAAGCAGATCAAGGGAGATTCCAGCGGAAAAGAAAGAGTCATGCATAATGAGGAGAG